AGTGATCATTATCAGGAGATTCCCAACTTTATTTTGTCCTTTTAGGGCCAAAGCAATCTTCCTTGATATATCCAAATGCAAATCTTCACGGGTGTCCTTAAAAtccagaaaataaaaataaaaataaagagctTGTTTGCGCTGTCCTTTAGTTTACTACCTTTTCAGTTATTTGAACCTCACAATAATGTCttacattcattttttttttctggcATCAGTGCCACAATCCTATAATTAATTGGACCAATTTTTTCACTGTCCTGAATCTTGAGGAAGGAGATAAGAAAGAAGAAAACGAATGAAATTTATTATGTTttctagattttttatttttgatgttcGATCATTGGTACAGCTaaatcctttaaaaaaaattgaaatattaaagcaaataaacaaacataaagaaaaagtcggtttctttttttttatgtgttCTTACAGGCATAAATCAACAACGAGAATTCAACTTTATCTTCATCTTTGTGCACCCACTTCTCCTCCAACCAAAGCCGGCTATCCAATCCACTTCTTGTCCTAAACATGAAAACGGCTGAACCGGCGGCAGGATTGAAGAACCAGTCATGCACATCCCACATCAGATCAACCAGCAATCCATCAACAAATATCGTCTGGTTTCCTCTAAAATTCCATTGCAGTCTCTTGACCCGAATCACCGTCTTGTTATCGATACAAACCGACAGGACCGGATGCTTTAGGTCTCCGTGTTCTCCGCTACATCTTATCAAAATATCATGTGAAATGCCTGTATCACAAAACTGAGCCTTGGTGAAATAAAGGGTATTGCCCGAACAATGTTCTAGTCGAGAAACGAGGGAGGATTTTGCTACTGGGATTGTGCTTGTGAACCTCTTGTTGATTTCTTCTTCGGCCGTATCACCTAAAATGAGGCCTATCTCTGAATCAACCGTGACTATGACATAGAACCCATTAACCGGTTCAGGTCCTGCATTATACTTAGCGGCTGAAAGATCCCAAAAGATTTCTATATTTGAATGGTCGGATTCGATCGTTTTGCTGCCTTTCATTTTCCTGAAAATCCTCAAATTGGTGTTGAGCTTGAAACAGGGCCAAGGGTCGTGGTTGAAGTTGATGCTTAGGCCTTGACCCGTTTGATTCTTGCACCAACTGACTTTGATCAAGTACTGCTTATTCTGGGCTGATAGAATGACTTTGTAAGTGGCGGCGACTGCGTTCTGGACTGAAGGGACAAGGCTTGGAGTGATACAAGCATTGGTTGAATAGCTAGAACATGAAGGATGAGAAACATGTACTGCGGTTTCATTGAAACAAGATATGATGTTTCTCATGCTGCCGGTTAATAATACAGTATTAAAgattgatatatcaaatcaaaagcTTCTTTCTTCTTGGGGATTCATGAGAGAGAGCAAGATCTCAAGGTTTGGAGAGATGGGTCTTTCTCTTTTGGCTTGTCCTAAGCAAATATGAAAATGTTAGAAAACTGGACAAGGTTGGTACTTTTTTGAACTATCTCTCCCTGCTTTCGATAATTTTAAAGAAGAAGTTTATGTCAATGGAAATACAAAATAACAGAAGACAGGCAACAGCAGGGAATTCAGGTTATCTGACAAATCTGTATTAAATATGAATCTACTGTATGGCACGAATGcaagtaaagaaaaataattacaaCACAATCCgatatgaaataataatttaaatataaaattttctataaaaacaattattaaaaattatgtaaatataatattttaaatacaattataaccctttaaaaaaataagaacatgACATGAGTTGAATCGAGTTTTACCTGATCTGAATACCAGCACTTAATTTTGTGACGTGATCATGGATGCTTTTAATTCCTTAACTATgctttttgttaatatatataaatatataaactgcAATCCCATTTATGTAACAGGAGAAACAcgatatacatttaaaaaaaaagtacttttattaattaaataaaaatctaaattgaGTTCAAACTTGATTGAAGTTGAACGAGATAAATAACATGGTGTAtctaagttatatatatatatatataaaagatgaaTTTTGAAGGCAGATTTTTAGTTGATGAGTAAATAAGTGGGATGTGGGATAATTATAATAGTGAATATTTGACCCCCACAAAATGAATTTATAGCCTCTACTACACCACCAACTACTGCTGCTTGTAACACATCCATGATTAAAAGCAACTAAAACTTTTTCTTCTAATTTCCCTCTtaattattgaatatattttccccatttttatttagtttcGTGGTCTGATCAACTAAAGATTTTTTAGTTTCTTATTAACTCTTAACTTGATAgcttattaatttattatttgcaactatcatttttatattaatatttatatcttttataattaGATATTTTTCAACTCTTTTTAAGAGAATTATTTTATCGTTTGCTTAAGAGCTAGAGTTTGgagaaaaaattatatgaaaaataatagtCATAAACATACAATTTTCTTAAACTAAAGCTGCCACCCTAGCTGGCATTATATATTTTCTACCTAAAATcttagtaaaagaaaaaaactctTTTAAGAACACTACTAAAAAGTGAAATAGAAAAATTCATACCATTGGTTAAAAGTCATACAGGAATTCGGTTTAATCTAATTAAATCatgatttcatttttcaaaaaaaattaattccaatttaatattTACTTCATGACTTTTTTATACTAAAGAAACCCTATTAATTACTATAGTTTCTGAGCCTCATAACATTTTATGATCGTTTGTTTCATTGGTCCGTTATATCATCAGTCACTTACAATAATCCATGCTCATAAATTGGGCActtaatttattatgttttcatttttccttttttggtttAATCTTCCAGTTTTGAGAGATCGATACAGTTCAAGGCATAACTTTAATCTTCGTTTGACTTCTAGAACAGTATAAATCCaaaccttttatatatatatttattatttgctaCATGAAGCAATTGTTAAGCTAAAGCTGTAATTTTCACGTAAAAAGCAAAGCACTGAGTACCTAATTCACAAATTTAACAAAACGTAAAAGCACCaaagcagaaaaagaaaaaaaagaacaatgGAATCCACATTAATAAGTGAAAATGGAACAAATGATCAGTCCAATTAGTATTCATTTTTCACAATCATTAACATCTAGGGTTAATTGAAATTACTGCTTACAgttttttctctttaaaaaagAGTGTTAATATTCCCATATTTTCCTTGATGAATTTTTACGTAATCTCTTATTAATTTCAACCTATAATCCGACAGAATATTGAACCAATCAAAACTGAAATATATGATAACTTAAACCGGGCCATTTAATCACAAATTGGTAGTTGTTGTAAGCAATGTTTACAGAATCGCTGCCCTTTGTT
The sequence above is drawn from the Gossypium hirsutum isolate 1008001.06 chromosome A05, Gossypium_hirsutum_v2.1, whole genome shotgun sequence genome and encodes:
- the LOC107961391 gene encoding uncharacterized protein, which gives rise to MRNIISCFNETAVHVSHPSCSSYSTNACITPSLVPSVQNAVAATYKVILSAQNKQYLIKVSWCKNQTGQGLSINFNHDPWPCFKLNTNLRIFRKMKGSKTIESDHSNIEIFWDLSAAKYNAGPEPVNGFYVIVTVDSEIGLILGDTAEEEINKRFTSTIPVAKSSLVSRLEHCSGNTLYFTKAQFCDTGISHDILIRCSGEHGDLKHPVLSVCIDNKTVIRVKRLQWNFRGNQTIFVDGLLVDLMWDVHDWFFNPAAGSAVFMFRTRSGLDSRLWLEEKWVHKDEDKVEFSLLIYACKNT